The following proteins are encoded in a genomic region of Primulina huaijiensis isolate GDHJ02 chromosome 3, ASM1229523v2, whole genome shotgun sequence:
- the LOC140973044 gene encoding ribonuclease 2, whose translation MDSLPTRSLRRVFVLIFWIRLLCVAETNAGGDFGEMLRKGGSEQREFDYFKLALQWPGTFCRKTRRCCSSNGCCRGSNSPAEFTIHGLWPDYNDGTWPACCSGKRFDVKEISTLLDDLNKYWPSLSCGSSSNCHGGKGLFWEHEWEKHGTCSSAVTGNEYDYFVTALNTYFHYNVTEVLINEGYVASNSEKYPLGGIISAIQNAFHLTPELECTGDSVEELRLCFYKDFKPRDCANDSNSLSSMVNAKKSCPNYVRLPASVSLTHGNNIIDASQWPSLSSI comes from the exons ATGGATTCGCTCCCCACCCGATCCCTTCGTCGTGTATTCGTCTTGATTTTCTGGATTCGGTTGTTATGCGTTGCAGAAACTAACGCAGGTGGGGACTTTGGAGAAATGTTGCGAAAAGGAGGAAGTGAGCAGAGAGAATTCGATTATTTTAAGCTGGCTCTTCAGTGGCCTGGCACATTTTGCCGCAAGACTCGCCGGTGTTGTTCCTCCAATGGCTGTTGCCGAGG TTCGAATTCACCTGCGGAATTTACAATCC ATGGACTTTGGCCAGATTACAATGATGGCACGTGGCCTGCATGTTGCTCTGGTAAAAGATTTGATGTTAAAGAG ATTTCAACATTGCTTGATGACCTTAATAAGTACTGGCCATCGCTAAGCTGTGGTTCTTCATCAAACTGCCATGGTGGAAAAGGATTATTTTGGGAACATGAG TGGG AAAAACATGGAACTTGTTCCTCTGCAGTTACCGGGAATGAATATGACTACTTTGTGACGGCACTTAATACTTATTTCCATTATAATGTCACG GAAGTTCTAATAAATGAAGGATATGTAGCATCAAATTCTGAAAAGTATCCTTTGGGAGGCATTATCTCAGCCATTCAAAATGCTTTCCATTTAACTCCAGAACTTGAATGCACTGGTGATTCTGTGGAGGAACTTCGGTTATGCTTCTACAAGGATTTTAAG CCTCGGGATTGTGCAAACGACTCCAACTCTCTCAGTAGCATGGTTAATGCGAAAAAGTCATGTCCCAATTATGTTAGGTTGCCAGCATCTGTCTCATTGA CACACGGAAACAATATAATTGATGCATCTCAATGGCCTTCACTCTCATCTATTTGA
- the LOC140973043 gene encoding uncharacterized protein isoform X1 — translation MLQLFLSEPTWADGNGSDESSAWRKSLLDELEIVIWSLMSSDGRSEARLWLCNTLSGIRSISHCCQRELFVSLLRSMPVKQYLASQLLQLIFEKWPQKVGPIIAKRSKKLENFFKGNPRRILQWFSNFSESGYSEHGKGAKALSRFAFVNRDICWEELEWKGKHGQSPAMVATKPHYFLDLDVQRTVENFLEYVPEFWSSQEFSESLKDGEILLIDTRFFIDMFIDLMYNKELGEVWKVVEDFLMEESFSFLCSHLLIILEEQDLHLFLDLIPKYMEPRSEFLGFRNASEWFEIILSKYSASISIDQLLLLNAVTTQGRRLLRLVQEEGSKGDMVKIKNLVSQLCNPPSHGHDFVLLMEEGFKKKPLELIKWLGVQSWALHFRLLEEFHSPETWESLFISNGIGFRKSDKYAILHDEFVEDYGSDRNERSSIGLKSKKGRKKRRKRRRDHDPAEIYENEKLDVNLSSNMLAMPSKAGDWLLSIDDYSTTWNSVSSELIFHKILLNVSLFVYYGLHCYDILLLINVAKCYDDKSSWQSPRLE, via the exons ATGCTTCAGTTGTTTCTATCTGAGCCCACATGGGCTGATGGCAATGGGAGTGATGAATCTTCTGCGTGGAGAAAATCTCTGCTTGATGAGTTAGAAATAGTAATCTGGTCTTTGATGTCATCCGATGGCCGATCTGAAGCTCGGCTTTGGCTTTGTAACACTCTCTCGGGCATAAGATCTATCAGCCACTGTTGCCAAAGGGAGCTGTTTGTGAGTCTATTGAGATCCATGCCAGTGAAGCAGTATTTGGCATCACAACTTCTTCAACTTATCTTTGAGAAGTGGCCACAAAAAGTCGGGCCTATAATAGCCAAGAGAAGTAAAAAATTGGAGAATTTTTTCAAAG GTAATCCAAGGAGGATCTTGCAGTGGTTCTCTAATTTTTCTGAATCTGGTTATTCGGAGCATGGAAAGGGTGCAAAGGCATTGTCCAGATTTGCTTTTGTAAACCGAGATATTTGTTGGGAGGAACTTGAGTGGAAAGGTAAACATGGGCAGTCACCTGCCATGGTTGCGACAAAGCCTCATTACTTCCTTGATCTGGATGTCCAGCGGACTGTTGAAAATTTTCTTGAGTATGTGCCTGAATTTTGGTCATCTCAGGAGTTCTCCGAGTCGTTAAAGGATGGTGAAATCTTGTTGATTGATACTAGATTTTTTATTGATATGTTTATTGACTTGATGTATAACAAGGAACTTGGAGAAGTATGGAAAGTTGTGGAGGATTTCCTAATGGAGGAATCTTTCTCTTTCTTGTGTAGTCACCTTCTAATCATTCTCGAAGAGCAGGATCTACATCTTTTCCTAGATTTGATACCTAAATATATGGAACCAAGGTCAGAATTCTTAGGGTTTCGTAATGCATCAGAGTGGTTCGAGATTATACTGTCCAAGTACTCTGCTTCTATTTCTATCGATCAGCTACTGTTACTCAATGCTGTGACGACTCAAGGTCGGCGGCTCCTGCGACTTGTTCAGGAAGAAGGCAGCAAGGGTGACATGgttaaaataaagaatttggTCTCTCAGCTTTGCAATCCCCCTAGCCATGGTCATGATTTTGTCCTGCTAATGGAAGAAGGCTTTAAAAAGAAACCATTGGAACTCATTAAATGGTTAGGTGTGCAGTCTTGGGCTTTACATTTTAGGCTGTTGGAGGAATTTCATTCTCCTGAGACCTGGGAATCTCTTTTTATCAGTAATGGGATAGGGTTTCGTAAGTCTGACAAGTATGCCATATTACATGATGAGTTTGTGGAAGATTATGGATCAGATAGGAACGAGAGGTCTTCAATAGGCCTCAAGTCCAAAAAGGGcaggaaaaaaagaagaaaaaggagACGGGATCATGATCCTGCTGAAATCTATGAAAATGAGAAACTTGATGTTAATTTATCAAGTAACATGCTGGCTATGCCATCCAAGGCCGGTGATTGGTTGCTCTCTATTGATGACTATTCCACAACATGGAATAGTGTAAGTTCTGAACTGATCTTTCACAAAATTCTTCTCAATGTTTCTCTCTTTGTATACTATGGTTTACATTGCTATGACATTCTACTGCTCATAAATGTTGCCAAATGTTATGATGACAAGAGTTCTTGGCAATCACCAAGATTGGAGTAA
- the LOC140973045 gene encoding uncharacterized protein isoform X1 yields MRVLGESWCFCSGGGKSERMKAAIFSGKAMAMARIHGGGTGFLIHRNLLLTTHANIPSVAAAETADIRLQNGLSASLFPHRFFITSSVLDLTIVGLDALDGESNAQAQSHYLKTCSKPNLELGSVVYLLGCTEKQELAVGEGKVVIATDNLIKLSTDGVTWSAGSAGFDVHSNLAFMVCDPMKLATSPNTKSSSTSTSSTSSWKKDVPMQFGIPIPIICDWLNQHWEGNLDELNKPKLPLIRLMSTGQKSEHSCASLTMRRVFKATEGENMGTPTSSNLIPKPVEQPGSSSAAGTFTLDPQAATHVQGIPTPDISESPMLTLFPVKNKDVTQIQLLGINFPPRTAKASLSPQPSRKVLTNCDQNYAKNLSQLQAEGQQLHDIGPPCPMVDAESTGSVNGAAHSDIQSSSSPIEIAEAPHEYSSEGETTMYSAETAESRNYSSPRKGMFYQVGRSQSCVNYNRWGPMPKNLVARGATLEKHRSFMQGRKVYSQGTTSHRSNDYFSPTVSSIMKKRNNLEQQNRPRQSAVISSPRWFF; encoded by the exons ATGAGGGTTTTGGGGGAATCCTGGTGTTTTTGCAGCGGAGGTGGCAAGTCGGAGAGAATGAAGGCTGCTATTTTCTCCGGCAAGGCAATGGCTATGGCTAGAATCCACGGAGGAGGCACCGGATTCTTGATCCACCGGAATCTCCTGCTCACCACCCACGCTAATATCCCCTCCGTCGCTGCTGCGGAGACGGCCGACATTAGGCTCCAGAATGGACTTTCCGCTAGCCTTTTTCCTCATAG ATTCTTTATTACGAGCTCTGTTCTTGATCTGACTATTGTAGGGCTTGATGCCCTAGATGGAGAGTCGAATGCACAAGCACAGTCTCACTACTTGAAAACTTGTTCAAAGCCAAATTTGGAACTTGGAAGTGTGGTTTATCTTTTAGGATGTACGGAGAAACAGGAGTTGGCTGTGGGTGAAGGAAAGGTAGTTATAGCTACAGACAATCTTATAAAGCTGTCAACCGATGGAGTGACTTGGAGTGCGGGCTCTGCTGGTTTTGATGTTCACAGCAACCTGGCTTTCATGGTTTGTGATCCTATGAAGCTTGCAACATCACCAAACACTAAATCCTCTTCTACGTCAACGTCTTCAACTTCATCATGGAAGAAAGACGTGCCCATGCAATTTGGTATCCCTATCCCGATCATATGTGATTGGTTAAACCAGCACTGGGAAGGCAACCTTGATGAACTCAACAAACCAAAGTTACCTTTGATACGCTTGATGTCTACTGGTCAGAAAAGTGAGCATTCTTGTGCATCACTCACAATGCGACGAGTTTTTAAGGCAACCGAAGGTGAAAACATGGGGACTCCAACATCCTCAAACTTGATACCTAAACCTGTTGAGCAACCTGGATCAAGTTCTGCTGCTGGGACTTTTACTCTTGACCCACAAGCTGCAACTCATGTCCAGGGGattccaactccggatatttCCGAGTCCCCAATGCTAACTTTGTTCCCAGTAAAGAACAAGGATGTCACTCAGATTCAGCTTTTGGGCATCAATTTTCCACCTAGAACTGCTAAAGCTTCACTGTCACCTCAACCATCAAGAAAAGTACTGACCAACTGTGATCAAAATTATGCCAAAAACTTATCTCAGCTACAAGCCGAAGGACAACAGCTTCATGACATAGGACCACCCTGCCCCATGGTAGATGCTGAATCAACAGGGTCTGTCAACGGGGCTGCTCATAGTGACATCCAGTCAAGTTCTTCACCCATTGAGATAGCAGAAGCACCACATGAATACAGCAGCGAAGGAGAAACAACCATGTACTCTGCCGAAACGGCTGAAAGCCGTAACTATAGCAGTCCTAGAAAGGGAATGTTTTATCAAGTAGGGAGGAGCCAAAGTTGTGTCAACTACAACCGATGGGGGCCAATGCCGAAAAATTTAGTTGCCCGTGGGGCAACGCTGGAAAAGCACAGGAGCTTTATGCAAGGAAGGAAGGTTTACTCTCAAGGGACAACTTCTCATAGGAGCAATGACTACTTTAGCCCAACGGTTTCTTCAATTATGAAGAAGCGGAACAATTTGGAGCAACAAAACAGGCCAAGGCAAAGCGCTGTCATTTCATCTCCACGGTGGTTTTTCTAA
- the LOC140973043 gene encoding uncharacterized protein isoform X2 produces MLQLFLSEPTWADGNGSDESSAWRKSLLDELEIVIWSLMSSDGRSEARLWLCNTLSGIRSISHCCQRELFVSLLRSMPVKQYLASQLLQLIFEKWPQKVGPIIAKRSKKLENFFKGNPRRILQWFSNFSESGYSEHGKGAKALSRFAFVNRDICWEELEWKGKHGQSPAMVATKPHYFLDLDVQRTVENFLEYVPEFWSSQEFSESLKDGEILLIDTRFFIDMFIDLMYNKELGEVWKVVEDFLMEESFSFLCSHLLIILEEQDLHLFLDLIPKYMEPRSEFLGFRNASEWFEIILSKYSASISIDQLLLLNAVTTQGRRLLRLVQEEGSKGDMVKIKNLVSQLCNPPSHGHDFVLLMEEGFKKKPLELIKWLGVQSWALHFRLLEEFHSPETWESLFISNGIGFRKSDKYAILHDEFVEDYGSDRNERSSIGLKSKKGRKKRRKRRRDHDPAEIYENEKLDVNLSSNMLAMPSKAGDWLLSIDDYSTTWNSVDLPEHLSQHCFSTWLKWVFIKMR; encoded by the exons ATGCTTCAGTTGTTTCTATCTGAGCCCACATGGGCTGATGGCAATGGGAGTGATGAATCTTCTGCGTGGAGAAAATCTCTGCTTGATGAGTTAGAAATAGTAATCTGGTCTTTGATGTCATCCGATGGCCGATCTGAAGCTCGGCTTTGGCTTTGTAACACTCTCTCGGGCATAAGATCTATCAGCCACTGTTGCCAAAGGGAGCTGTTTGTGAGTCTATTGAGATCCATGCCAGTGAAGCAGTATTTGGCATCACAACTTCTTCAACTTATCTTTGAGAAGTGGCCACAAAAAGTCGGGCCTATAATAGCCAAGAGAAGTAAAAAATTGGAGAATTTTTTCAAAG GTAATCCAAGGAGGATCTTGCAGTGGTTCTCTAATTTTTCTGAATCTGGTTATTCGGAGCATGGAAAGGGTGCAAAGGCATTGTCCAGATTTGCTTTTGTAAACCGAGATATTTGTTGGGAGGAACTTGAGTGGAAAGGTAAACATGGGCAGTCACCTGCCATGGTTGCGACAAAGCCTCATTACTTCCTTGATCTGGATGTCCAGCGGACTGTTGAAAATTTTCTTGAGTATGTGCCTGAATTTTGGTCATCTCAGGAGTTCTCCGAGTCGTTAAAGGATGGTGAAATCTTGTTGATTGATACTAGATTTTTTATTGATATGTTTATTGACTTGATGTATAACAAGGAACTTGGAGAAGTATGGAAAGTTGTGGAGGATTTCCTAATGGAGGAATCTTTCTCTTTCTTGTGTAGTCACCTTCTAATCATTCTCGAAGAGCAGGATCTACATCTTTTCCTAGATTTGATACCTAAATATATGGAACCAAGGTCAGAATTCTTAGGGTTTCGTAATGCATCAGAGTGGTTCGAGATTATACTGTCCAAGTACTCTGCTTCTATTTCTATCGATCAGCTACTGTTACTCAATGCTGTGACGACTCAAGGTCGGCGGCTCCTGCGACTTGTTCAGGAAGAAGGCAGCAAGGGTGACATGgttaaaataaagaatttggTCTCTCAGCTTTGCAATCCCCCTAGCCATGGTCATGATTTTGTCCTGCTAATGGAAGAAGGCTTTAAAAAGAAACCATTGGAACTCATTAAATGGTTAGGTGTGCAGTCTTGGGCTTTACATTTTAGGCTGTTGGAGGAATTTCATTCTCCTGAGACCTGGGAATCTCTTTTTATCAGTAATGGGATAGGGTTTCGTAAGTCTGACAAGTATGCCATATTACATGATGAGTTTGTGGAAGATTATGGATCAGATAGGAACGAGAGGTCTTCAATAGGCCTCAAGTCCAAAAAGGGcaggaaaaaaagaagaaaaaggagACGGGATCATGATCCTGCTGAAATCTATGAAAATGAGAAACTTGATGTTAATTTATCAAGTAACATGCTGGCTATGCCATCCAAGGCCGGTGATTGGTTGCTCTCTATTGATGACTATTCCACAACATGGAATAGT GTGGATCTACCTGAACACCTTTCACAGCATTGCTTTTCAACTTGGCTAAAGTGGGTTTTCATCAAGATGAGGTAG
- the LOC140973045 gene encoding uncharacterized protein isoform X2 produces the protein MDFPLAFFLIGLDALDGESNAQAQSHYLKTCSKPNLELGSVVYLLGCTEKQELAVGEGKVVIATDNLIKLSTDGVTWSAGSAGFDVHSNLAFMVCDPMKLATSPNTKSSSTSTSSTSSWKKDVPMQFGIPIPIICDWLNQHWEGNLDELNKPKLPLIRLMSTGQKSEHSCASLTMRRVFKATEGENMGTPTSSNLIPKPVEQPGSSSAAGTFTLDPQAATHVQGIPTPDISESPMLTLFPVKNKDVTQIQLLGINFPPRTAKASLSPQPSRKVLTNCDQNYAKNLSQLQAEGQQLHDIGPPCPMVDAESTGSVNGAAHSDIQSSSSPIEIAEAPHEYSSEGETTMYSAETAESRNYSSPRKGMFYQVGRSQSCVNYNRWGPMPKNLVARGATLEKHRSFMQGRKVYSQGTTSHRSNDYFSPTVSSIMKKRNNLEQQNRPRQSAVISSPRWFF, from the exons ATGGACTTTCCGCTAGCCTTTTTCCTCATAG GGCTTGATGCCCTAGATGGAGAGTCGAATGCACAAGCACAGTCTCACTACTTGAAAACTTGTTCAAAGCCAAATTTGGAACTTGGAAGTGTGGTTTATCTTTTAGGATGTACGGAGAAACAGGAGTTGGCTGTGGGTGAAGGAAAGGTAGTTATAGCTACAGACAATCTTATAAAGCTGTCAACCGATGGAGTGACTTGGAGTGCGGGCTCTGCTGGTTTTGATGTTCACAGCAACCTGGCTTTCATGGTTTGTGATCCTATGAAGCTTGCAACATCACCAAACACTAAATCCTCTTCTACGTCAACGTCTTCAACTTCATCATGGAAGAAAGACGTGCCCATGCAATTTGGTATCCCTATCCCGATCATATGTGATTGGTTAAACCAGCACTGGGAAGGCAACCTTGATGAACTCAACAAACCAAAGTTACCTTTGATACGCTTGATGTCTACTGGTCAGAAAAGTGAGCATTCTTGTGCATCACTCACAATGCGACGAGTTTTTAAGGCAACCGAAGGTGAAAACATGGGGACTCCAACATCCTCAAACTTGATACCTAAACCTGTTGAGCAACCTGGATCAAGTTCTGCTGCTGGGACTTTTACTCTTGACCCACAAGCTGCAACTCATGTCCAGGGGattccaactccggatatttCCGAGTCCCCAATGCTAACTTTGTTCCCAGTAAAGAACAAGGATGTCACTCAGATTCAGCTTTTGGGCATCAATTTTCCACCTAGAACTGCTAAAGCTTCACTGTCACCTCAACCATCAAGAAAAGTACTGACCAACTGTGATCAAAATTATGCCAAAAACTTATCTCAGCTACAAGCCGAAGGACAACAGCTTCATGACATAGGACCACCCTGCCCCATGGTAGATGCTGAATCAACAGGGTCTGTCAACGGGGCTGCTCATAGTGACATCCAGTCAAGTTCTTCACCCATTGAGATAGCAGAAGCACCACATGAATACAGCAGCGAAGGAGAAACAACCATGTACTCTGCCGAAACGGCTGAAAGCCGTAACTATAGCAGTCCTAGAAAGGGAATGTTTTATCAAGTAGGGAGGAGCCAAAGTTGTGTCAACTACAACCGATGGGGGCCAATGCCGAAAAATTTAGTTGCCCGTGGGGCAACGCTGGAAAAGCACAGGAGCTTTATGCAAGGAAGGAAGGTTTACTCTCAAGGGACAACTTCTCATAGGAGCAATGACTACTTTAGCCCAACGGTTTCTTCAATTATGAAGAAGCGGAACAATTTGGAGCAACAAAACAGGCCAAGGCAAAGCGCTGTCATTTCATCTCCACGGTGGTTTTTCTAA